A region from the Branchiostoma lanceolatum isolate klBraLanc5 chromosome 2, klBraLanc5.hap2, whole genome shotgun sequence genome encodes:
- the LOC136428311 gene encoding polycystin-1-like protein 2 isoform X2, with amino-acid sequence MVRKRRYELSLEDGSPTEAEVPSVFPELDTRTKKHLKEVVLSLVFAFAVMLVAYLQRDWMSFYQREAVEQLVIRRGSRANKPFSYIKTSSSFWTWSETHLMEALYDGGNAYDNSLQRNSLYKVQWTKFRQERVSQDAPFTIPNDVLSSTFGHCKEPFSSYNKDWRDYGVGWTPKKDTGQNVTDPGLSAWIHRTAEELREVSFHGIHGVYYGGGYQVELGKNRTESVAILRTLRDNNWIDEKTRAVFVQLTLYNPNSNLMTTVLLSVEFSVIGAAFPTHEVLIFPPYFGFADLPISFLVSEIFLLLLSGYLVYVEGWRMYKMSFQYFKHFWHILDSIIIAQAFGTFGVFFYTQYVADVIYHQMDAVEEEGAWGSFVNYRKVAIWSQTYTYTLGILISLTTVKLLHLLGYIINGVTFLSATMLEAAAPLSGFSVIFLISVAAFAQMVYLVVGNHLFTYSTFVGTLQEMLNWMLGDFDYDQVTDVSPHLGPVMVFLFNISFQFFLMMVFATVLCEALALIRVKAEEDPRGDDLPPTLQTIIMEGTKSLRMRHHQAKAVRKCKDVVVYEFETKDATGIELLCFEQSFEFDGRNGSDVASG; translated from the exons ATGGTGAGGAAACGGAGATACGAGTTGTCG TTGGAAGACGGGAGCCCTACAGAAGCAGAAGTGCCCTCGGTCTTCCCTGAGCTGGACACGAGAACTAAGAAGCACTTGAAGGAAGTGGTCCTTAGCCTGGTTTTCGCCTTTGCCGTGATGCTGGTGGCCTACCTACAGCGGGACTGGATGAGTTTCTACCAGAGGGAGGCGGTGGAACAGCTGGTGATTAGACGAGGCTCCCGCGCTAACAAACCTTTCTCTTAC ATAAAGACGTCGTCCTCCTTCTGGACCTGGTCAGAGACTCACCTGATGGAGGCTCTGTATGACGGTGGAAACGCGTACGATAACTCCCTACAGAGAAACTCGCTCTATAAGGTGCAATGGACGAAGTTCAGACAAGAGCGAGTATCACAGG ATGCGCCCTTTACTATCCCTAATGACGTCCTATCGAGTACGTTTGGTCACTGCAAGGAGCCGTTCAGTTCTTACAACAAAGACTGGAGGGACTACGGAGTTGGCTGGACCCCCAAAAAGGACACCGGTCAGAACGTCACAGATCCCGGACTGTCAGCCTGGATCCATCGGACAGCAGAAGAGCTCCGAG AGGTTTCGTTTCACGGAATACACGGAGTCTACTACGGTGGTGGTTACCAGGTGGAGCTCGGCAAGAACCGAACGGAGAGCGTTGCCATCCTCCGTACTCTCCGAGACAACAACTGGATCGACGAGAAAACCCGAGCAGTGTTCGTGCAGCTGACCTTGTACAACCCGAACTCTAACCTGATGACGACCGTGCTGTTGTCGGTGGAGTTCAGCGTGATTGGAGCGGCCTTTCCCACGCATGAAGTCCTAATCTTTCCGCCGTACTTTGGCTTCGCGGACCTGCCCATCTCTTTCCTGGTGTCTGAGATATTCCTGCTGCTGTTGTCTGGATACTTAGTATATGTTGAAG GTTGGAGGATGTACAAGATGTCCTTCCAGTACTTCAAACACTTCTGGCACATTCTGGATTCTATCATCATCGCACAAGCCTTTGGTACCTTTGGGGTCTTCTTCTACACCCAGTACGTCGCCGACGTCATCTACCATCAGATGGATGCAGTAGAGGAAGAAGGCGCATGGGGGAGCTTTGTCAACTACAGGAAAGTAGCCATTTGGTCTCAGACGTACACGTACACGCTAGGCATCCTGATCTCCCTGACCACAGTCAAACTTCTCCACCTGTTAGGCTACATTATCAACGGCGTCACGTTCTTGTCGGCTACAATGTTGGAGGCCGCCGCACCCTTGTCTGGATTCAGCGTCATTTTCCTAATATCTGTGGCAGCCTTCGCACAGATGGTGTATCTAGTGGTGGGAAACCACCTCTTCACTTATAGCACGTTCGTCGGTACCTTGCAAGAGATGCTGAACTGGATGCTGGGCGATTTCGATTACGATCAGGTGACCGACGTCTCACCTCACCTCGGTCCAGTGATGGTTTTCTTGTTCAACATCTCCTTCCAGTTTTTCCTGATGATGGTGTTCGCCACGGTTCTGTGCGAGGCCCTGGCCCTGATACGTGTGAAAGCAGAGGAAGATCCGAGAGGAGACGACCTTCCTCCTACCCTCCAGACCATCATCATGGAAGGGACCAAGTCGCTACGCATGCGCCATCATCAGGCGAAAGCAGTCAGAAAGTGCAAGGATGTGGTTGTGTACGAGTTTGAGACCAAGGATGCCACCGGTATAGAACTGCTCTGTTTTGAACAGTCCTTCGAATTCGATGGCCGCAATGGCTCGGATGTGGCTTCTGGCTGA
- the LOC136428311 gene encoding polycystin-1-like protein 2 isoform X3, producing MVRKRIYELPLEDGSPTEAEVPSVFPELDTRTKKHLKEVVLSLVFAFAVMLVAYLQRDWMSFYQREAVEQLIKTSSSFWTWSETHLMEALYDGGNAYDNSLQRNSLYKVQWTKFRQERVSQDAPFTIPNDVLSSTFGHCKEPFSSYNKDWRDYGVGWTPKKDTGQNVTDPGLSAWIHRTAEELREVSFHGIHGVYYGGGYQVELGKNRTESVAILRTLRDNNWIDEKTRAVFVQLTLYNPNSNLMTTVLLSVEFSVIGAAFPTHEVLIFPPYFGFADLPISFLVSEIFLLLLSGYLVYVEGWRMYKMSFQYFKHFWHILDSIIIAQAFGTFGVFFYTQYVADVIYHQMDAVEEEGAWGSFVNYRKVAIWSQTYTYTLGILISLTTVKLLHLLGYIINGVTFLSATMLEAAAPLSGFSVIFLISVAAFAQMVYLVVGNHLFTYSTFVGTLQEMLNWMLGDFDYDQVTDVSPHLGPVMVFLFNISFQFFLMMVFATVLCEALALIRVKAEEDPRGDDLPPTLQTIIMEGTKSLRMRHHQAKAVRKCKDVVVYEFETKDATGIELLCFEQSFEFDGRNGSDVASG from the exons ATGGTCAGGAAACGGATATACGAGTTGCCG TTGGAAGACGGGAGCCCTACAGAAGCAGAAGTGCCCTCGGTCTTCCCTGAGCTGGACACGAGAACTAAGAAGCACTTGAAGGAAGTGGTCCTTAGCCTGGTTTTCGCCTTTGCCGTGATGCTGGTGGCCTACCTACAGCGGGACTGGATGAGTTTCTACCAGAGGGAGGCGGTGGAACAGCTG ATAAAGACGTCGTCCTCCTTCTGGACCTGGTCAGAGACTCACCTGATGGAGGCTCTGTATGACGGTGGAAACGCGTACGATAACTCCCTACAGAGAAACTCGCTCTATAAGGTGCAATGGACGAAGTTCAGACAAGAGCGAGTATCACAGG ATGCGCCCTTTACTATCCCTAATGACGTCCTATCGAGTACGTTTGGTCACTGCAAGGAGCCGTTCAGTTCTTACAACAAAGACTGGAGGGACTACGGAGTTGGCTGGACCCCCAAAAAGGACACCGGTCAGAACGTCACAGATCCCGGACTGTCAGCCTGGATCCATCGGACAGCAGAAGAGCTCCGAG AGGTTTCGTTTCACGGAATACACGGAGTCTACTACGGTGGTGGTTACCAGGTGGAGCTCGGCAAGAACCGAACGGAGAGCGTTGCCATCCTCCGTACTCTCCGAGACAACAACTGGATCGACGAGAAAACCCGAGCAGTGTTCGTGCAGCTGACCTTGTACAACCCGAACTCTAACCTGATGACGACCGTGCTGTTGTCGGTGGAGTTCAGCGTGATTGGAGCGGCCTTTCCCACGCATGAAGTCCTAATCTTTCCGCCGTACTTTGGCTTCGCGGACCTGCCCATCTCTTTCCTGGTGTCTGAGATATTCCTGCTGCTGTTGTCTGGATACTTAGTATATGTTGAAG GTTGGAGGATGTACAAGATGTCCTTCCAGTACTTCAAACACTTCTGGCACATTCTGGATTCTATCATCATCGCACAAGCCTTTGGTACCTTTGGGGTCTTCTTCTACACCCAGTACGTCGCCGACGTCATCTACCATCAGATGGATGCAGTAGAGGAAGAAGGCGCATGGGGGAGCTTTGTCAACTACAGGAAAGTAGCCATTTGGTCTCAGACGTACACGTACACGCTAGGCATCCTGATCTCCCTGACCACAGTCAAACTTCTCCACCTGTTAGGCTACATTATCAACGGCGTCACGTTCTTGTCGGCTACAATGTTGGAGGCCGCCGCACCCTTGTCTGGATTCAGCGTCATTTTCCTAATATCTGTGGCAGCCTTCGCACAGATGGTGTATCTAGTGGTGGGAAACCACCTCTTCACTTATAGCACGTTCGTCGGTACCTTGCAAGAGATGCTGAACTGGATGCTGGGCGATTTCGATTACGATCAGGTGACCGACGTCTCACCTCACCTCGGTCCAGTGATGGTTTTCTTGTTCAACATCTCCTTCCAGTTTTTCCTGATGATGGTGTTCGCCACGGTTCTGTGCGAGGCCCTGGCCCTGATACGTGTGAAAGCAGAGGAAGATCCGAGAGGAGACGACCTTCCTCCTACCCTCCAGACCATCATCATGGAAGGGACCAAGTCGCTACGCATGCGCCATCATCAGGCGAAAGCAGTCAGAAAGTGCAAGGATGTGGTTGTGTACGAGTTTGAGACCAAGGATGCCACCGGTATAGAACTGCTCTGTTTTGAACAGTCCTTCGAATTCGATGGCCGCAATGGCTCGGATGTGGCTTCTGGCTGA
- the LOC136428311 gene encoding polycystin-1-like protein 2 isoform X1 — MVRKRIYELPLEDGSPTEAEVPSVFPELDTRTKKHLKEVVLSLVFAFAVMLVAYLQRDWMSFYQREAVEQLVIRRGSRANKPFSYIKTSSSFWTWSETHLMEALYDGGNAYDNSLQRNSLYKVQWTKFRQERVSQDAPFTIPNDVLSSTFGHCKEPFSSYNKDWRDYGVGWTPKKDTGQNVTDPGLSAWIHRTAEELREVSFHGIHGVYYGGGYQVELGKNRTESVAILRTLRDNNWIDEKTRAVFVQLTLYNPNSNLMTTVLLSVEFSVIGAAFPTHEVLIFPPYFGFADLPISFLVSEIFLLLLSGYLVYVEGWRMYKMSFQYFKHFWHILDSIIIAQAFGTFGVFFYTQYVADVIYHQMDAVEEEGAWGSFVNYRKVAIWSQTYTYTLGILISLTTVKLLHLLGYIINGVTFLSATMLEAAAPLSGFSVIFLISVAAFAQMVYLVVGNHLFTYSTFVGTLQEMLNWMLGDFDYDQVTDVSPHLGPVMVFLFNISFQFFLMMVFATVLCEALALIRVKAEEDPRGDDLPPTLQTIIMEGTKSLRMRHHQAKAVRKCKDVVVYEFETKDATGIELLCFEQSFEFDGRNGSDVASG, encoded by the exons ATGGTCAGGAAACGGATATACGAGTTGCCG TTGGAAGACGGGAGCCCTACAGAAGCAGAAGTGCCCTCGGTCTTCCCTGAGCTGGACACGAGAACTAAGAAGCACTTGAAGGAAGTGGTCCTTAGCCTGGTTTTCGCCTTTGCCGTGATGCTGGTGGCCTACCTACAGCGGGACTGGATGAGTTTCTACCAGAGGGAGGCGGTGGAACAGCTGGTGATTAGACGAGGCTCCCGCGCTAACAAACCTTTCTCTTAC ATAAAGACGTCGTCCTCCTTCTGGACCTGGTCAGAGACTCACCTGATGGAGGCTCTGTATGACGGTGGAAACGCGTACGATAACTCCCTACAGAGAAACTCGCTCTATAAGGTGCAATGGACGAAGTTCAGACAAGAGCGAGTATCACAGG ATGCGCCCTTTACTATCCCTAATGACGTCCTATCGAGTACGTTTGGTCACTGCAAGGAGCCGTTCAGTTCTTACAACAAAGACTGGAGGGACTACGGAGTTGGCTGGACCCCCAAAAAGGACACCGGTCAGAACGTCACAGATCCCGGACTGTCAGCCTGGATCCATCGGACAGCAGAAGAGCTCCGAG AGGTTTCGTTTCACGGAATACACGGAGTCTACTACGGTGGTGGTTACCAGGTGGAGCTCGGCAAGAACCGAACGGAGAGCGTTGCCATCCTCCGTACTCTCCGAGACAACAACTGGATCGACGAGAAAACCCGAGCAGTGTTCGTGCAGCTGACCTTGTACAACCCGAACTCTAACCTGATGACGACCGTGCTGTTGTCGGTGGAGTTCAGCGTGATTGGAGCGGCCTTTCCCACGCATGAAGTCCTAATCTTTCCGCCGTACTTTGGCTTCGCGGACCTGCCCATCTCTTTCCTGGTGTCTGAGATATTCCTGCTGCTGTTGTCTGGATACTTAGTATATGTTGAAG GTTGGAGGATGTACAAGATGTCCTTCCAGTACTTCAAACACTTCTGGCACATTCTGGATTCTATCATCATCGCACAAGCCTTTGGTACCTTTGGGGTCTTCTTCTACACCCAGTACGTCGCCGACGTCATCTACCATCAGATGGATGCAGTAGAGGAAGAAGGCGCATGGGGGAGCTTTGTCAACTACAGGAAAGTAGCCATTTGGTCTCAGACGTACACGTACACGCTAGGCATCCTGATCTCCCTGACCACAGTCAAACTTCTCCACCTGTTAGGCTACATTATCAACGGCGTCACGTTCTTGTCGGCTACAATGTTGGAGGCCGCCGCACCCTTGTCTGGATTCAGCGTCATTTTCCTAATATCTGTGGCAGCCTTCGCACAGATGGTGTATCTAGTGGTGGGAAACCACCTCTTCACTTATAGCACGTTCGTCGGTACCTTGCAAGAGATGCTGAACTGGATGCTGGGCGATTTCGATTACGATCAGGTGACCGACGTCTCACCTCACCTCGGTCCAGTGATGGTTTTCTTGTTCAACATCTCCTTCCAGTTTTTCCTGATGATGGTGTTCGCCACGGTTCTGTGCGAGGCCCTGGCCCTGATACGTGTGAAAGCAGAGGAAGATCCGAGAGGAGACGACCTTCCTCCTACCCTCCAGACCATCATCATGGAAGGGACCAAGTCGCTACGCATGCGCCATCATCAGGCGAAAGCAGTCAGAAAGTGCAAGGATGTGGTTGTGTACGAGTTTGAGACCAAGGATGCCACCGGTATAGAACTGCTCTGTTTTGAACAGTCCTTCGAATTCGATGGCCGCAATGGCTCGGATGTGGCTTCTGGCTGA
- the LOC136426957 gene encoding uncharacterized protein, with amino-acid sequence MTGSRCRYSSNCHNHGNLQTTGNINGYWRPYYIDTNQYLQVNFDDPRYIYGLETRGRPSSTWYVQTYELQYTEDGSNWQYFKDPNTGSNKVFTGNNDGNTIVSNNLDYSILAKQIRVRPKSWNNYIALAVRFLGKTQTTDGDLVGSECTANTGPEPGGPGTVVRIQTNAGTRNLEVDNKNRLPKIGLTASCQKYHIEKSGSAAWVTEASPSSFHSISLSNGGHLVIGTDISAQTVTGDDTSVLHVIPQKTFTLGQTLSARTYVESQGLLDLPYNLLTTFTKDVTVYGTIGDSADPALTVQGTLTVQPDGDHTYRFRKLRLESNSKVLLQNATNPGHCGTSLTISGTSVGNEEQLYVGRNAELSVTCTLTFNMTEMNIGGSGGTIITDAADWSQITTSFTVNDDATLIFDHAVTDISVPQINVGGTLESKSVLNIVCQSFNIRTTGTVTLDSSNGGSEESTLQAGDVTVDGRFEAKSLSAVDGWSILTVQEHGVFTLRAVGTYQIDKLFIDGKMETANSIFLKGKTVQRIRQLTVGPNAGKLYLDKDGRDAGNWTGISQVGVHKAVIQGEFLAGLLTVQAIASPQNGWDVLYMNESGLLEFDPHQDFSVDVIEINGTMKTFNPVVIHGLSANQIPRTLIGPSGEVLLDTEGGGQNDWRDVPSEIHTEEMVVLGTLHAGALDMGIGLDGLEVGGTYTFQSSSSEVLVNQVTIGGSVRILNPVLIRGRGDIDVQTFVMASGSSLTLDSGDYAGSTSTHRPYSELLMNSATVNGTLTGKDLSFSINSLDIGGTMTFDANSTEVDSFIIDDGGRVSVDNVMTMIGKSKNRTGQVLIAGTYAGEQMYLNVETITVTSTGVVSVDKGGHFGGQGPGAGTSYTSGASGASHGGRGGRGYSSNVLAKNLPYGDIFSKGTLGSGGGMGRSSRGGGRGGGLIHLDGFNFTLDGRITTDGEDATYTDAGGGSGGSLWVTCDRFHGVGFIFSNGGDGNRYGGGGAGGRVTIYYNTGNFKSGHIEAKGGTSSREPGGPGMAYMEGTNPVNKNLRVDNKCQQPTVTEPTGDRAGEEQFAQYIQTGAIAYLFPPEDDFEYEFTLIEVYGSAHLTVKGNRTTIRATQVLGDDTGHVHLPPYHTLHITEVSPYKRANITWAPYIYENATLILPTATIELRQPFDESQYNSDNCATARLRSSEVKIWGILDSSQAHVIVGSGGTLTMQLPSPRNLEMVGLTVQDGGTLQLNSHYGMEDDQWVVQVYPDEKEGKKRDGSVTLEGGGLLKARNLYLEAHTLTVDSAAVLHVSELGDIEGPGAGSSRAGAGYGGQGGRGSSSTSKLAVDLDSGRQLLT; translated from the exons ATGACTGGTTCTAGATGCAGATATTCGTCCAACTGTCACAACCATGGTAACCTCCAGACAACTGGTAACATCAACGGATACTGGCGCCCTTATTATATCGATACCAATCAATACCTACAG GTCAATTTTGATGATCCGAGGTATATTTACGGTCTGGAAACCCGGGGCAGGCCTTCCTCAACCTGGTACGTGCAGACCTACGAGCTGCAGTACACCGAGGACGGGTCCAACTGGCAGTACTTCAAG GACCCGAACACAGGCTCCAACAAAGTATTCACAGGGAACAACGACGGCAACACCATTGTCAGCAACAACCTGGATTATTCCATATTGGCCAAACAAATCCGTGTGAGGCCAAAATCCTGGAACAATTACATCGCACTGGCGGTCAGGTTCCTTGGAAAAACCCAAACGACTGATGGTGACTTGGTTGGGTCCGAGTGTACAGCTAACACAG GACCAGAACCGGGAGGACCTGGCACTGTAGTTCGCATTCAGACAAACGCCGGCACCAGGAACCTGGAGGTAGACAACAAGAATCGTCTGCCAAAG ATCGGACTGACCGCCTCCTGTCAAAAGTATCATATTGAGAAATCTG GATCTGCAGCATGGGTGACCGAAGCATCTCCCAGCTCATTCCACAGCATTTCCCTCAGcaatggcggccatcttgtcaTTGGGACCGACATCTCTGCACAGACAGTCACTGGAGACGACACCTCAGTTCTGCACGTCATCCCGCAGAAGACCTTCACTCTGGGACAAACTCTGTCAGCTCGGACGTATGTGGAGTCCCAAGGACTGCTGGATCTGCCCTATAACCTGCTGACCACTTTCACAAAAGATGTCACAGTTTACGGCACTATCGGTGACTCGGCTGATCCTGCCCTGACGGTTCAAGGCACTCTGACTGTCCAGCCAGATGGGGACCACACCTATAGGTTCAGAAAGTTACGCCTCGAGAGTAACTCCAAAGTGCTGTTGCAGAATGCCACCAACCCGGGACACTGTGGAACAAGTCTGACGATAAGTGGGACATCTGTGGGCAACGAAGAACAGCTATATGTGGGACGGAACGCAGAGTTGTCTGTGACCTGCACCTTGACCTTCAATATGACAGAGATGAACATTGGAGGAAGTGGTGGAACCATCATAACAGATGCTGCTGACTGGTCACAGATCACAACATCTTTCACCGTCAATGATGATGCAACTCTGATATTCGACCATGCTGTGACGGACATATCTGTACCACAGATAAATGTAGGAGGCACCCTGGAATCCAAAAGTGTCCTCAACATAGTCTGTCAAAGCTTCAACATCCGAACCACGGGTACCGTGACCTTGGACTCATCCAATGGCGGATCAGAAGAGTCAACTCTGCAAGCGGGAGACGTAACAGTGGACGGGCGCTTCGAGGCAAAGTCACTGTCAGCTGTAGATGGGTGGTCCATTCTGACTGTACAGGAACATGGTGTATTCACCCTCAGAGCTGTGGGGACATACCAGATTGACAAGCTGTTCATTGATGGAAAGATGGAGACAGCAAACAGCATCTTCCTGAAGGGGAAGACGGTACAACGGATCAGACAGTTGACAGTGGGACCAAACGCAG GAAAGCTTTATTTGGACAAAGATGGCCGAGATGCGGGGAACTGGACAGGTATCTCCCAGGTTGGTGTTCACAAGGCAGTTATCCAGGGAGAGTTCCTTGCAGGACTTCTCACAGTTCAGGCCATAGCCTCCCCTCAGAACGGGTGGGATGTGCTTTACATGAACGAATCGGGACTGCTGGAGTTCGATCCACACCAGGACTTCTCAGTCGATGTCATCGAAATCAACGGCACCATGAAGACCTTCAATCCTGTTGTCATCCATGGACTGTCAGCAAATCAGATTCCAAGGACTCTGATTGGTCCATCGGGGGAGGTTCTACTGGACACAGAAGGAGGAGGGCAGAATGACTGGCGAGACGTCCCATCAGAAATACATACCGAAGAGATGGTGGTCCTGGGAACACTCCATGCAGGTGCTTTAGACATGGGAATTGGCTTGGATGGCCTCGAGGTGGGCGGGACTTACACCTTTCAGTCCTCCTCGTCTGAAGTTCTGGTCAACCAGGTCACCATTGGTGGGTCAGTCAGGATTCTGAATCCGGTGTTGATTCGAGGGCGGGGCGACATTGATGTACAGACCTTTGTCATGGCATCGGGCAGCTCCCTCACTCTGGACAGTGGTGACTATGCAGGCTCTACTTCAACCCATCGTCCATATTCGGAACTCTTGATGAACAGTGCAACAGTCAATGGCACTCTGACTGGGAAAGACCTCTCCTTCAGCATCAACAGTCTAGACATTGGAGGCACCATGACATTTGATGCCAATTCCACTGAAGTTGACTCCTTCATCATTGATGATGGTGGCCGTGTGTCAGTCGACAACGTCATGACGATGATAGGAAAATCCAAGAACAGAACTGGGCAGGTCCTGATCGCTGGTACATATGCTGGGGAACAGATGTATCTGAATGTAGAGACAATCACAGTGACCTCAACAGGTGTGGTCAGTGTTGACAAAGGTGGACACTTTGGTGGACAAGGTCCAG GGGCTGGAACTAGTTACACATCTGGTGCCTCGGGTGCCAGCCATGGTGGACGGGGTGGCCGAGGCTATTCCTCAAATGTGCTTGCAAAAAACCTTCCATATGGAGACATCTTCAGTAAAGGTACACTGGGGAGTGGAGGAGGAATGGGTAGATCCTCCCGTGGAGGAGGGCGCGGGGGAGGACTGATACACCTGGATGGGTTTAACTTCACCTTGGATGGCAGAATCACCACAGATGGGGAGGATGCAACG TATACAGATGCTGGAGGAGGAAGTGGAGGATCACTCTGGGTGACCTGTGACCGTTTCCATGGTGTTGGATTCATCTTCAGTAATGGTGGGGATGGAAACAGATATGGTGGAGGTGGAGCCGGAGGGCGGGTAACCATCTACTACAACACCGGCAATTTCAAGAGTGGACACATTGAAGCCAAAG GGGGCACCTCCTCAAGAGAACCAGGCGGTCCAGGCATGGCCTACATGGAAGGGACGAACCCAGTCAACAAAAATCTACGAGTCGACAACAAATGTCAACAGCCGACG GTCACCGAGCCAACTGGAGATCGTGCAGGGGAAGAGCAGTTTgcacaatacatacaaacag gtGCCATTGCCTACCTCTTTCCACCTGAAGATGACTTTGAATATGAGTTCACACTGATAGAGGTATATGGCAGTGCACACCTAACCGTCAAGGGAAACAGGACAACGATACGTGCAACACAAGTACTTGGAGATGATACAGGACATGTACATCTGCCACCATATCACACCCTCCATATCACAGAG GTTTCTCCATACAAGAGAGCTAACATCACCTGGGCTCCCTACATCTATGAGAATGCTACACTGATTCTCCCAACAGCCACCATTGAACTGAGGCAGCCCTTTGATGAGAGTCAGTACAACAGTGACAACTGTGCCACTGCAAGACTCCGAAGTTCAGAAGTGAAGATATGGGGCATCTTGGACAGCTCACAGGCACATGTAATTGTTGGGTCAG GTGGGACTTTGACAATGCAGCTGCCAAGTCCCAGGAATTTGGAGATGGTAGGTCTGACTGTCCAAGATGGTGGCACCTTACAACTGAATAGTCACTATGGGATGGAGGATGACCAGTGGGTAGTGCAG GTTTACCCAGATGAGAAGGAAGGTAAGAAGAGGGATGGTTCAGTAACACTGGAAGGTGGAGGGTTGTTGAAGGCCAGGAACCTGTACCTGGAGGCGCACACCCTGACTGTGGACTCTGCAGCTGTCCTGCATGTGTCTGAGCTGGGCGATATCGAGGGACCGGGGGCGGGGTCCAGCAGAGCAGGGGCAGGGTACGGGGGGCAAGGTGGCCGAGGATCATCCAGCA ctagtaagctagccgttgacctagattcaggacgccagctgttgacctag